Proteins from a genomic interval of Pantoea deleyi:
- the thiD gene encoding bifunctional hydroxymethylpyrimidine kinase/phosphomethylpyrimidine kinase, which yields MKRINALTIAGTDPSGGAGIQADLKTFSALGAYGTSVITALVAQNTCGVQSVCRIDPDFVTAQLDSVLSDIRIDSAKIGMLSETAIVEQVAARLKQAAIPFVVLDTVMVAKSGDALLSPDAVASVRELLLPQVSLITPNLPEAAALLDCALATDEAEMREQGRALLALGCQAVLMKGGHLATGESPDWLIAPGAEQRFSTPRVNTRHTHGTGCTLSAALAALRPRHADWADTLAEAKSWLQQALLQADSLEVGKGIGPVHHFHQWW from the coding sequence ATGAAACGCATTAATGCCCTGACGATTGCCGGGACCGATCCCAGCGGTGGCGCCGGGATCCAGGCCGATCTCAAAACGTTCTCCGCGCTGGGTGCCTATGGCACCAGTGTTATTACCGCGCTGGTGGCACAGAATACCTGCGGCGTGCAGTCGGTCTGCCGTATCGATCCGGACTTCGTCACCGCTCAGCTCGACTCGGTGCTGAGTGATATCCGCATCGACAGTGCGAAAATTGGCATGCTGTCGGAAACGGCTATCGTGGAACAGGTGGCCGCCCGCCTGAAGCAGGCGGCGATCCCCTTTGTGGTGCTGGATACGGTGATGGTGGCGAAAAGCGGGGATGCGCTGCTTTCCCCGGACGCCGTGGCCAGTGTCCGTGAGCTGTTATTGCCACAGGTCTCGCTGATCACCCCTAATCTGCCGGAAGCGGCGGCCTTGCTGGATTGTGCTCTCGCCACCGACGAAGCGGAGATGCGCGAGCAGGGGCGGGCACTGCTCGCGCTGGGCTGTCAGGCCGTGCTGATGAAGGGCGGTCATCTGGCGACGGGCGAAAGCCCGGACTGGCTGATCGCCCCCGGCGCAGAGCAGCGATTCAGCACCCCGCGCGTCAACACCCGGCATACGCACGGCACGGGGTGTACCCTGTCGGCGGCGTTAGCGGCTCTGCGTCCGCGCCATGCTGACTGGGCAGACACCCTTGCAGAGGCGAAAAGCTGGCTGCAGCAGGCGCTGCTGCAGGCGGATTCACTGGAGGTCGGCAAGGGCATCGGGCCGGTTCACCATTTTCATCAATGGTGGTAG
- a CDS encoding mannitol dehydrogenase family protein encodes MLQIDRLPAEIRRPAYDRSQLKTRMVHIGFGAFHRAHQALCSDKLAEQGSDWGYCEVNLNSGALIQALREQHLLYTLTERADDAQQTRVIGVITQALHGKSDGIEAVIEAMSQPDVAIVSMTVTEKGYCHQPASGHINPDHPDIVHDLQHPDAPRSLPGLILAAIRRRRDRNLPPFSVMSCDNMPENGHVTRNVIVQLARLQDPALADYIQQQITFPSTMVDRIVPAMTDDAFSALSARLGSRDPVAVEAEPFFQWVIEDNFVNGRPAWEKAGAELVSDVLPYEEMKLRMLNGSHSFLAYLGFLAGYEHISDCMADPHFRAAARSLMVDEQAPTLRTQGVDLNAYADSLIARYENRAIKHRTGQIATDGSQKLPQRLLDSLRWHLQHGSDCDLLLLGVAGWMRYVGGVDEQGQPITLRDPMQKQLAECVAASEEGEARVRALLSLREVFGEDLLQNADVVARLTGWYQQLSEKGARATVHHCLERRQQQANKGLAQTQRAD; translated from the coding sequence ATGTTACAGATCGATCGCCTGCCCGCAGAAATCAGGCGCCCCGCTTATGACCGCAGTCAGTTAAAAACCCGCATGGTGCACATCGGTTTCGGTGCCTTTCATCGTGCTCATCAGGCTCTGTGCAGCGATAAACTGGCTGAACAGGGCAGCGACTGGGGATACTGTGAAGTTAACCTCAATAGCGGTGCCCTGATTCAGGCGCTGCGCGAGCAGCATCTGCTCTATACCCTGACGGAGAGGGCCGATGACGCACAGCAGACCCGCGTGATTGGCGTCATTACCCAGGCGCTGCACGGTAAAAGTGACGGGATTGAGGCGGTCATTGAGGCGATGTCTCAACCCGATGTGGCGATCGTCTCCATGACCGTGACCGAGAAAGGCTACTGCCACCAGCCAGCCAGTGGACACATAAACCCGGACCATCCCGATATCGTGCATGACCTGCAGCATCCGGACGCACCGCGATCGCTGCCGGGGCTGATTCTGGCTGCGATTCGCCGCCGCCGGGATCGGAATCTGCCGCCCTTCAGCGTGATGTCCTGCGACAACATGCCGGAGAATGGCCATGTCACCCGCAACGTCATCGTGCAGCTGGCCCGGCTGCAGGATCCGGCGCTGGCCGATTATATTCAGCAGCAGATCACCTTCCCGTCCACGATGGTGGATCGCATCGTGCCAGCCATGACCGACGATGCGTTCAGCGCGCTCAGCGCGCGCCTGGGCTCCCGCGACCCGGTAGCGGTCGAAGCGGAACCTTTCTTTCAGTGGGTCATTGAAGATAACTTCGTCAATGGCCGTCCGGCGTGGGAGAAGGCGGGCGCAGAGCTGGTCAGCGATGTCCTGCCTTATGAAGAGATGAAACTGCGCATGCTGAATGGCAGCCACTCTTTCCTGGCCTATCTCGGCTTCCTGGCGGGCTATGAACACATCAGCGACTGCATGGCCGACCCCCACTTCCGTGCCGCCGCCCGTTCACTGATGGTAGATGAGCAGGCACCGACCCTGCGCACCCAGGGTGTCGACCTTAACGCCTATGCTGATTCGCTGATCGCCCGTTATGAGAACCGCGCCATTAAACACCGCACCGGGCAAATCGCCACCGATGGCAGCCAGAAACTGCCTCAGCGCCTGCTCGACAGCCTGCGCTGGCATCTGCAGCACGGCAGTGACTGCGACCTGCTGCTGCTGGGGGTGGCGGGCTGGATGCGCTACGTCGGCGGCGTCGACGAACAGGGCCAGCCGATTACCCTCCGCGATCCGATGCAGAAACAGCTGGCGGAATGTGTGGCCGCCAGCGAAGAGGGCGAGGCGCGCGTACGGGCCCTTCTCTCGCTGCGCGAAGTGTTTGGCGAGGATCTGCTGCAGAACGCCGATGTGGTCGCCCGGCTGACCGGCTGGTATCAGCAACTTTCAGAAAAGGGGGCGCGCGCGACGGTGCATCACTGCCTCGAACGCCGCCAGCAGCAGGCCAATAAAGGGCTGGCGCAGACGCAGCGTGCTGATTAG
- a CDS encoding GntR family transcriptional regulator has translation MSIAYTITTSEPVNQQIYRYLRKDIVTCAIQPGSLLSEKEVSARFNVSRQPVREAFIKLAEAGLVQVLPQRGTFVRKISAKRVADGRFIREAVEISVVRRAAQEITAPALMALEHNLQLQRMAAARHDSQAFLSLDDEFHRLIAESIDCRLAWETVENIKAAMDRVRFLTLSEVSPPEKLIEQHEEIFAALTSHDAEAAETAMRLHLQEMIFSITPIAERNSAWFETP, from the coding sequence ATGTCGATCGCCTATACCATTACAACCAGCGAACCGGTGAATCAGCAGATTTACCGGTATCTCCGCAAAGATATCGTCACCTGCGCGATTCAGCCGGGTTCGCTGCTGTCGGAAAAAGAGGTCTCTGCGCGCTTTAACGTCTCGCGCCAGCCGGTGCGGGAAGCGTTTATCAAGCTGGCCGAAGCGGGACTGGTACAGGTATTGCCGCAGCGCGGCACCTTCGTGCGCAAAATTTCCGCCAAACGGGTGGCGGATGGCCGCTTTATCCGTGAGGCGGTGGAAATCTCGGTCGTGCGTCGTGCGGCGCAGGAGATCACAGCGCCAGCGCTGATGGCGCTGGAGCATAACCTGCAGCTGCAACGCATGGCCGCAGCGCGCCATGACAGCCAGGCGTTTCTCAGCCTGGACGATGAGTTTCATCGTCTGATTGCAGAAAGCATTGACTGCAGGCTCGCCTGGGAAACGGTGGAGAACATCAAAGCCGCCATGGACCGGGTCCGGTTCCTGACGCTGAGTGAAGTCTCCCCGCCGGAAAAGCTGATTGAGCAGCATGAAGAGATTTTTGCCGCGCTGACGTCTCACGATGCGGAGGCGGCCGAAACGGCCATGCGTCTGCACCTGCAGGAGATGATCTTCTCTATCACTCCGATTGCCGAGCGCAACAGCGCCTGGTTCGAAACGCCCTGA